The proteins below come from a single Oryzias latipes chromosome 14, ASM223467v1 genomic window:
- the med31 gene encoding mediator of RNA polymerase II transcription subunit 31, with protein METDEQARHRFQAELEFVQCLANPYYLNFLAQRGFLKERPFINYLKYLLYWKEPEYSKFLKYPHCLHMLELLQYEHFRKEQVNAQCAKFIDEQQLLHWQHYSRKRTRLQQALAEQQQAQQPPQPHGNAAAK; from the exons ATGAGCAGGCCCGGCACCGCTTCCAGGCCGAGCTGGAGTTTGTGCAGTGTTTGGCAAATCCGTACTACCTGAACT TTCTGGCTCAGAGGGGCTTCCTGAAGGAGCGACCCTTCATCAACTACCTGAAGTACCTGCTGTACTGGAAGGAGCCAGAGTACTCCAAGTTCCTGAA GTACCCCCACTGCCTGCACatgctggagctgctgcagtaCGAGCACTTCAGGAAGGAGCAGGTCAACGCTCAGTGCGCCAAGTTCATTgatgagcagcagctgctgcactgGCAGCATTACTCCCGCAAGCGCACGCGGCTGCAGCAGGCGCTGGCTGAGCAGCAGCAGGCGCAGCAGCCGCCACAGCCGCACGGCAACGCCGCAGCTAAGTGA
- the LOC101161078 gene encoding flavin-containing monooxygenase FMO GS-OX-like 4 — MLRVAVVGAGAAGLCAAKHILSSPSSFAPPVVFEATGGVGGTWCYTEHVHEDGRPVYSSMYRDLRTNLPKEVMMFPDFPFASHLSSFLSHQEVLRYLESYCQSHGVQPHIRFNTLVEQVKPVVVTTEGVEEKTAWEVTSSDASGRRSMETFDAVLVCSGHYSDPHIPELPGIEHFKGQLLHSHSYRYAEPFSGQSVVVLGAKASGLDISIELAKAGARVTLSHGNPRFTFPLPAGIQQASSVVAVEDDGSLRFQDGSLGRADVLMFCTGYNFRYPFLDAAQLGLEVEDHLVTPLYRYMVPPAFPSLFFIGICKIICPFPNFNCQVQFALAVLDGSVTLPSRTQMEDEVREDLHRKLDGGVQRRHLLKMDQNQWQYCEELARSAGFPPLPPVVRSLYEEVWRQRQIHPENYRKLNYRLVSDTEWEAVD, encoded by the exons ATGCTGCGGGTGGCAGTGGTCGGCGCCGGGGCAGCCGGGCTCTGTGCTGCAAAACACATCTTGTCCTCCCCAAGCAGCTTTGCCCCCCCAGTGGTGTTTGAGGCCACGGGCGGCGTTGGCGGGACCTGGTGCTACACGGAGCACGTGCACGAGGACGGGCGGCCCGTCTACAGCAGCATGTACAGAGACCTCAG GACCAACCTGCCTAAGGAGGTCATGATGTTCCCCGACTTCCCCTTCGCCTCCCACCTCAGCAGCTTCCTGTCCCACCAGGAAGTTCTGAGGTACCTGGAGAGCTACTGCCAGAGCCACGGGGTCCAACCACACATCCGG TTCAACACACTGGTGGAGCAGGTGAAACCTGTTGTCGTGACAACCGAGGGAGTGGAGGAGAAGACTGCGTGGGAAGTGACATCATCGGATGCCTCGGGCCGTCGGAGCATGGAGACGTTCGACGCGGTGTTGGTGTGCTCAGG GCACTACTCGGACCCCCACATCCCGGAGCTGCCGGGGATCGAACACTTTAAAG GTCAGCTGCTCCACAGCCACTCGTACAGGTACGCAGAGCCGTTCTCGGGTCAGTCTGTGGTGGTTCTAGGAGCCAAAGCCTCAGGTCTGGACATCTCCATCGAACTGGCCAAAGCTGGAGCTCGG GTGACGCTGAGCCACGGTAATCCCCGCTTCACCTTTCCTCTTCCTGCCGGGATCCAGCAGGCCAGCTCGGTGGTGGCGGTCGAGGACGATGGCAGCCTTCGCTTCCAG GACGGCTCTCTGGGCCGGGCCGACGTCCTGATGTTCTGTACCGGGTACAACTTCCGGTACCCGTTCCTCGACGCGGCTCAGCTGGGTCTAGAGGTCGAGGATCACCTGGTGACGCCTCTTTACCGCTACATGGTGCCCCCCGCCTTCCCCTCGCTCTTCTTCATCGGCATCTGTAAAATCATCTGCCCCTTCCCCAACTTCAACTGCCAG GTGCAGTTCGCCCTCGCTGTGTTGGACGGCTCCGTCACCTTACCATCTCGTACACAGATGGAGGACGAGGTTCGGGAGGACCTGCATAGGAAGCTGGATGGTGGAGTTCAGCGGCGCCACCTGCTGAAGATGGACCAGAACCAGTGGCAGTACTGCGAGGAGCTGGCCCGCTCCGCCGGCTTCCCGCCTCTGCCTCCGGTGGTGCGCAGCCTGTACGAGGAAGTGTGGCGACAACGCCAGATCCACCCTGAAAACTACCGGAAACTCAACTACAGGCTTGTCAGCGACACCGAGTGGGAGGCAGTGGACTGA
- the LOC101161327 gene encoding P2Y purinoceptor 3 → MSPISATGAPSSPQRCVMGLTPASGSQPQGGLLVLENPRLGSSPSTPLPSLSCSIDESYKYVFLPVCYSLTFLFSLSLNSVVLLRSCRNSGGGTGAARRWNTSLIYMVNLATTDLMYGLSLPFLVASYVLQDRWIFGDFMCRLVRFLFYFNLYCSIYFLTCISVHRYLGICHPMRTITLESKRVVKGTCALVWIVVFIITCPIFRFAQTGYVSRGKQGSEDGRNSTQPGFEDGYMNCWDDAIDKEFADYVPYGIVLHLLGFFLPFVTIAWCYSQVVRTIFQSLRSPPSSIEGGDDGPVGDGVVESGRDRDRTSVSISGSQYSHYIRRRRKSIKTIVTITLLFALCFLPFHVTRTLFLLLRRGQLVGCDAMKTVSICYKVTRPLASCNAWLNALLYFLTGDHGTPCCCPAGQNVRRHRRSGALWWPLAILKKDGAGEEDHVATEKAERELQTENESKSSRVVF, encoded by the exons ATGAGCCCGATCTCTGCCACTGGTGCCCCCAGTAGCCCTCAGAGGTGCGTGATGGGTCTGACGCCAGCTTCTGGCTCCCAGCCCCAAGGGGGTTTGTTGGTTTTGGAGAACCCCCGGCTCGGGAGTTCCCCCTCAACGCCTCTGCCTTCGCTGTCCTGCAGCATCGATGAGTCCTACAAATACGTCTTCCTGCCCGTCTGCTACTCACTCACCTTCCTCTTTAGCCTCTCCCTGAACTCTGTGGTTCTGCTGCGCTCATGCCGCAACTCCGGGGGTGGGACTGGGGCTGCACGGCGCTGGAACACCTCCCTGATCTACATGGTGAACCTGGCCACCACTGACCTGATGTATGGCCTATCGCTGCCTTTCCTAGTGGCCAGCTATGTGCTGCAGGACCGCTGGATATTCGGGGATTTCATGTGTCGCCTGGTGCGCTTCCTGTTCTACTTCAACCTGTACTGCTCCATCTACTTCCTCACCTGCATCTCTGTGCACAG GTATCTAGGGATCTGCCATCCCATGAGGACCATCACCTTGGAGAGTAAGCGGGTGGTGAAGGGGACCTGTGCGCTGGTGTGGATCGTGGTCTTCATAATAACCTGCCCCATCTTCAGGTTCGCTCAGACAGGATACGTTTCAAGAGGAAAACAAGGTTCTGAGGATGGCAGGAACAGCACCCAACCAGGATTTGAGGACGGGTACATGAACTGCTGGGACGACGCAATTGACAAAGAGTTTGCTGATTACGTTCCGTACGGCATTGTGCTCCACCTGCTGGGCTTCTTCCTCCCCTTCGTCACCATCGCCTGGTGTTACTCTCAAGTAGTTCGGACAATCTTTCAGTCTCTCCGCTCTCCGCCAAGTTCCATTGAGGGCGGCGACGACGGTCCGGTGGGGGATGGAGTGGTAGAAAGTGGTCGAGATCGCGATAGGACCTCTGTTTCCATCTCAGGCTCTCAGTACTCTCACTACATCCGCCGCCGGCGAAAATCCATCAAAACTATTGTCACTATCACGCTATTGTTCGCGCTGTGCTTCCTACCCTTCCATGTGACCCGAACACTGTTCCTGCTCCTGCGGCGGGGGCAGCTCGTCGGCTGCGACGCCATGAAGACCGTCTCCATCTGCTACAAGGTCACCAGGCCGTTGGCCTCGTGCAACGCGTGGCTCAACGCCCTCCTCTACTTCCTCACTGGGGACCACGGCACCCCCTGCTGCTGCCCTGCGGGACAGAACGTTCGAAGACACCGCCGCAGCGGTGCCCTCTGGTGGCCGCTTGCAATACTTAAAAAGGACGGAGCAGGAGAGGAGGATCATGTGGCTACGGAGAAGGCAGAGAgggagctgcagacagaaaatgaaTCCAAGTCTTCCAGGGTGGTTTTTTAA